CTAATGTGTTCACTTTCAAAGGGATAAGTCCTGGCACATACTGAATACGGCCAACCACTTGACTGTCCCCATTTTCGTTGACCTACAATTTCATGGACAGCAATATGCAAGACATCTGTGGACATAAATGCTGTTTAAGACtaacaataaaatacacataAGTATTTACAAATTTCTCTTGGCACGTTTTCTCAGAGCCTCCAGTTTAGCTGCTCAGTCATTATTTGAGCTCTTCGtgtaatttttcatttcttttaaaattgctACAACCTCTCTACACTGACATGTCGCTGGTAATTGTCTGTCAGATCTTAGTCCCGCACAAAATTTACTTGCTAAGAATCAcagagaattatttttttaaccacactaccaatcaaaataaatttcaggtAAAAAGTCTCGAAAGAAAACTTTGTGACAGTCATTCTAACAAACATGATGCAGCAGACATGTACTTTACATACTTTGCGTTCATCAATAGGTATTCCAGATGCTTTCTGTGGTGACCAGTCTGATGAGGATACAACTGATTGCTCAGAGGTACTTCTTTCAATGTATTTGATATGATTGATATAATTTGTATCATTCACAagacaaaatatgaaaagtgcCTTTGCTGAAGTAATTGTCGCaaatatcaattaaaaataatttacttttcacAAAGATAtgggtttcctttttttcaagtatAGAGGCATAAGAGGTTTTTATAATGTATGTGTAATGTCAGAAACTCCTAACAAATGAtgagtttatttctttgctgtcaAACTCCAGGACGAAGTATGGGATTCTCTTGAAACAGCTCCTCCCAAGGGTTCGGGTAAGTTGTAAAAGTTTGAATGATGTGTTTTACGAATGTGAGAGGCGAAAGTGTAAAAGCTTGTGTATCTTTTCGTTTTATTATACATATGCCAACACCAAGACTTTGTTTCTGCTTAAAATTTGACTGGCATTACGACGACAAATTTCTATACTGTACACACCAGCAAATGTCTGAAAAGATtcataatgaatttttttcagaaaagtcaAAGGTTGCTGCTCGGAAACAACCGATACCCGAGGCTGTGACACTGTACATCTATGCAGCTGACAGTAAAAGAGTAGCAAATATTATGAAAGAATTTACGATTTTCGTGAATGGAAAGTTCATTACCAAGTCAGTAGAGCACATGAACAAACTGTCCGATGAAGAGGTAACTAGGAAATGTAGAAAGATGTTATTTAGAATTTATCATTACACGATGTACTTTGAAAAGGaatgaagacgacgacgacgcttGTAAGTTagtgtgacttttttttactaGAATCGAATGATCTGTAAAGAGTTAATAGGACATTCTCTTGTTCTTGcccaatatttcttttatattatattgtgaaatgtttgttgtcAGTTGCCTAACGTCCGTAGAAAAATTCTgtcaaaaaggaaacagaataccacattttgttttgcagttcAAACAAATCGAAAGCTTTTGCTCCCATTACGATGTTGAGCTGCGAAaggatatttttttgtaaagctgaAGGGGATGCGAGAAGATGTTGATATGGCAACCAGAGAAATTTTCAGGATCCAGAACATGGCTGAACAGAAGAAGCAGGAAACTCTGACAGCCAACTTGGTCCAGTGGTACTACATCAAGGTACAGAAGTCGCTGCTACTAGACTATTATCTATTCTCTATGTAATGTCTCAAGAAAATGCTGTTGAAGTTCTTCTCCCAAATCTTCGAAATACTTTGGTTGAGCGGGGAGAACAAGAGCAGTCATGATTACCATACTTGCAGTTTAAAGGTAAACAAGGAAATAAGCTTTTCTCTCATTTCAATCTCTAGGAAGCAGACACAATGGCGGGTGGACATGGATAAGCGAGTCTAGCGAGAGACGAGACTATCACTGAACATTGACTATTGTCATCGTCCGTGTGTAGTTTGCAGATAAGAAATGTGTAAACAGTGGATCGGTCCGTTTTGCTTTGAAAAAGGTAGATGAGTGTAGCGCGGGTGTGGTCACACATTCATGTCTATGCACACCCTGTAAAACATTACCATGCTCAGCTGCTTTTAGTTTCTTGTAAAATAGATATGTGACTAAAAAGTTTGATTAAGAAAGAATAGctataaaagagaaaaaatgatttCTCATTTGTTGCAATACTGCCGTTATCTATTgtgttattaaatgtttttgcaaGTTTGTGGCTGTTTACTGTAAATTTTTCTACTGTCAGGAGACATCTACAGGAGTTGAGCGAAAATCATTTGACAAGAGCGATAATATGGTGATAGAGCATGCCTATCAAAGCAAGAAGACAAGTGTTTACCTTTACCGCGGCAGTACATTTGAAGTCGATTTCACAGAGATGGAGGTGAACCCCAGAGATAATCCAGAGAATAAGCTAAAAGtcatgagaaaagaaataattgaagGTACTGGGTCCATTGATGGttatcttttaatttgttgttcACACTATactatttaatttataaaatataaaatattgattAACTGAACATTATTGTTACAACTAATCTAATACAAGTAGTTTCATTCAAACACTTTGGACTGTGCTATACCTCGTCTGTACTTAGGTCAGGGTTAAACATATTTCCTCATCCATTTTCTGTTGTATGTGGTATATTGGTAGATATTTTTTCCTCCATAACCCCACTATTTTTCACGTTTTCTCTTTTACgatctttgtttttatcatttgtcCGTTCAGTTCTTGTTGCATGTCTAGTTCATTGCTTTTTGCGTGTTCCATCTATCGTTGTGTGGATGCTGCTCCTGATGCCGACGACTGTCGTGCTGGTGTCATGGTGTTCCAGACATTGCCAGTAGTATGAGCATGCTGCCTGAGACGTGGGAACTACATGCAAAGAGTGAAACTACCAAACTAGTTACCCTCAACAAATCGAGTCCTGAATATATCAGTGTTTGTGACGGGATGCTACGCACAAGCGGAGGACCGATACATGTCCTTCAGGTATGGGCAGACATTACAAATCTTTTTCAAGTTACATCcaaattttaactgaaaaacaaTCCTCCTGCTATAGCACATGGtcgtcaaacacacacacacgatggaTTTATAAACACGAAAACTCAAAATGATAAACCCATCTGAGAATTCCAGAAATATTTACTTACAATTCACCTTTTTCTATATTAAGCAAGtagttgtaatttttttttacagattcaGCGCGTGCAGAACCCTGAACTTTACCAGCAGTACATGGCAAAGAAAGCTCGTATGAGTAAAGATAACAGGGCGGTAGAGCTGGAAAGGACATTGTGGCATGGAACATCAGGTGATAACACCAGGAACATTAACCTGTATGGCTTCAACCGCAGCTACTGTGGCAAAAATGGTGAGTTGTTGTCACATTTACAATAAATCTTTCAACACGAGTTTATATCTCTCATTTAATTCAAGCCACTCTGTCATTAAAACTCATCAGAATTTATTCCAGTGAGGATAACCAAACAGACCAACGGAGTCCAGCAGTGAGAGTGAGGAAACTTACGGAAGActttagaaaaattaaattgcaAAGACTTAATTTTACCTTTTAGTTGACTTTTACTTTTGTACGAGAGATGGGCATTCTTTGTTACCAGCTGCAACTCACATACACAATTAACTCATGGATAGGACACGCTCCTGAAAGGATATTTGTGTACCACTTGCTCCTATTTTTGTGtcctttttgtaaactttttgtttgatgttttactGGATTCTTTGCTTTCCTATTTTTAGTGGCAATATGAATGTCTGCGACTTTTCAATACTTGTGAAATAAGCGCCAGAGTAATGATAACATTGGGAGAACTAGAATTTAATGTAGAAAGTTTGCTCTCTTTTTAGTCTGATGTAGTTTTATGTAAAATGATATTCTAATGTTACTGTTACACAACAATTTGCCAAACAAGGATTTTAtaaagttgttttgtgttgtgtttaaGTAGAATTCATGAAAAGAACAGATACATCAAGCAATTTGCAATTTGTGGCCTTTGCTAAATAAATTTTGAGTTTGCTTGTAGAATCCATTGATactttcataattatttttaaaggctGATTTCGGTGTCCtctaaatttaaagaaaataagcttTTCCAAAAGACTACAAAATTCTTCTGTTTGCAGCTACATGCTTTGGAGATGGCGTGTATTTCGCCGTTGAGGCTTCCTACTCGTTACAAACAACATATTCTCCAAAAGATATCACTGGAAAAAGATTTCTGTATCAGTGCAAAGTTCTGACGGGATCCTACACAAAAGGGCATTCAGGCATGAAAGTCCTCCCTGTACGAGCAGGAGAGGAGAGGTATGACTCTGCCACCAATAGTACGATCAGCCCTTCCATGTTTGTCATCTTCCACGATGCCCAAGCTTACCCGGAGTATCTGATTACCTTCCGGTAATAGTCCATGGGATCATAGTCCCTTGttgaaaaaatagaagaaatccTTAATGCCAAAGTCAGAGGTCCACAgaactcttttcttttgtaactgtCAACAGTCATTACTTGGATTTTGTGGTGCATAAGCTGCTAActcttttacaaaacattttgttactaATGTAATCCATTAAATGTTGGCAAAGTCCTCTTTAAAGCTCAGCTTTGAAaagtacacagacacaacagtTTCTTCCGTTTGCTGCCCCTCTAGAAGCCCTGAAACACACagctaaaagaaagaaaaaaaaatttgaaagaaaaaatacagtccTTAGAAGCTAAAAATCATATTAGCTATTAAAAAAGTCATCAACAGCTGCTAAATTCATTAGTTACAGCAAAAACACCAAGCTTCCAAAATCAGCTGACTTATTTATACCATCTTCCTATATGTGTAGTCATGAACAAACgctaaataataaacaagaaggTAACAATGGCAGTGACAGTGGCAGTGACAGTGGCAGTCCTGCTGTTAGCTGTTCTCAACAAGTAGTCTTAGACTGTCTCTAGTACTGCTACTCCAAACCAAATGATCTGTGATACGGACGAGTGCtaatttgaattaaaatgtcTGAATACATCAGGAAAAGTGACTACCCTACATCACGTGACCCCGACTTGTAGCAGCGCCTCTACAGGTCACACAGTGCAATACCTGTAGGTCACATGTGGGAGGCTGGCTCACCTTTTCCGCACAGCGCACTTTGCCGTTTATTTAAATCAAAACTTAGTACAGGAGAACCTCACTGCCAAGGTACTCGAACACTTGACTGTATAACACTTACACTGGCTTTTTACCCACCTGTGTTTATGCCCACCGTTTATTAAAAGGCAGAAAATTACTATCGCTCAAAATCTCATTCaagatgataaaatataaataaactaagtgtgacaatatgtgtgttgatgtgtgagagtgaatgagtgagcCATGAATACTTCATATATGTTTGATGTGTCGTTTATTCACAGataataaaaaggttttaagaCACAGCTGATAACTATATAAATCACCACCAGATGTTTCTTTCCGTTTGGATGTCTCATAACCACAGACGGCGACGCCAGAGATTCGTTTTGGTTTGTAGCTTAACAGACAGTACGTGCCTGAGTATGTGAGCCTCACTTTCTATCTTTTGTTTAGCAGGCCACGAATACATtctaggtgtgtatgtgtgtctgtcattAAGATAAAATCagtgaaagtagaaataaacattGGTCAAGGGGAGTTCACTCTAGCGACATAAAAACACGCAGACGACACTGGCGGACATGACAACAGAGGGAAGCTGACGTGTGTGTTTAGAGAACAAGTTCAGAAGTCAGCGAGTAATCCATTGCATCGCCAAAGTAACATACGTGAACATATTCATTGTTTACTTTATTCTGCtcctgtgttttatttttggctttgcCAACGATTAGGTGTGTGGAGAGATGTGTGAAGCGATGAGACAGTTGCCTCAGTTTACCGGTGCGTGAGATCGAAGCAGTTGAGAGCAGCACGAACGAGAAGGAAATAGTAAACATAGAGAATTACTGAATGTCTTAGGAATTATTTAGGAGGAGGAACAAGGAGCTGAAGCAACCCTGGCGGGTCGGACGCTTGTCGAGAGGCACTGACACTGTCAGCTGATCAACGATGGAAGACGACATCGTCTGGTAACAAGGATTGTCTCCCCTGTCAGTCAATCTGCCGACTGTTAACGGAACTACACACGTGGTCAGTCGTATTTCGTGAAAAATCTCCAAGTATCAGGTGCCAAGGTGTTTTCCTCCAGCGGACTACCTACGGCGAGAAGGATTCCGGGCGGAAGGATACTCCGCGGGTGCAAACACAACGTAAGGGAAAAGTAATCCTCCTTTGCTGATTTCCTCTGAGTGTTGAACCACAGACCTGTGAATCACTTTAAGTATTAATTACAAATTCAATAATCTACGGACTGAGTTCTGAGGGCTAGAAACAAAGTGTTATATGAATGGCAAGCGAAGAGGAGATTTTCGTTGAGACTTTGGTCTGCAGGAGCTAGAACCCGACTTGAGAAGTTTGAATTTTAGTGGAAAtctttgtgtttaaatgttatttgcACATCTGTTATCTGGTATATATGTTATATGTGGCTAATGGTATGTTTTTGTTCGGACCATTTAGAGTAACAGCAAGGAAGGAACTAAGAAACCTAAAGAAGTATTCAATCGGTATTTAGACCACGACAGCTTTCAATATATTATCTACGGGATACCCACAgacagatattttttatatgtgGAATGAAGAAACATGAGCCAGTGCCTATGTCTTAGTCTGTGTGCTGAATTCTGACATAGCAGATGATATTATTTTTGCACCTGAGGAAATCGAAAGAAGGAATGCTTCCATAAGCATGctgtttttctgtaaacaatgtCGCCCTTAGTAACAGCTTGGAATATTGATTGAAGGTTACACTGGAAAAGTGACACAGCAGTTCTTGTTATCTGTTGGCTGTCACTCATTAGTGTTGGCATTTCACACCGAGGATCCTCCGAGGTCCACATGggttacattttgtgtttgtcattacatttgtgtttgtcacGTGTACAACGTGGTTTTACAGCCGGCAGGTGTGCTTACAAGGTGTGGCTGC
This sequence is a window from Pomacea canaliculata isolate SZHN2017 linkage group LG5, ASM307304v1, whole genome shotgun sequence. Protein-coding genes within it:
- the LOC112563907 gene encoding poly [ADP-ribose] polymerase 14-like; this encodes MISTNEPGEHEVVVGGNHTVSAVAEDITTLEVDAIVNAANENMQHIGGVAKRIVSRGGQEIQSECYNILKARGKLSEGDVLVSGPGKLPCKSIIHAVGPRYKGGNKGEEQCLQATVLQCLKTASDLDYTSIALPAISSGVFGYPVEEATRVIVEAVQLFFDTNPNSSIRNVLLCDILQNTVKSFQLALTMASYHKVPTTATRDAELKSIQRIAMQEVDVIVNSAAASLSLNKGAISSSIATAAGPDLQKECHLKYPKGIAEGDMACTGGHNLACKTILHLALSHWTPDKAAQILTEAGVSVEMCLKEASIHQFSTIAIPALGTGNLGFPRDVVARTMLTTVSRFPQKFPNTSLKEVRVVLFKDPETMQAFRTEQKRMAGEEIENILPQKIETSIPDAFCGDQSDEDTTDCSEDEVWDSLETAPPKGSEKSKVAARKQPIPEAVTLYIYAADSKRVANIMKEFTIFVNGKFITKSVEHMNKLSDEEVTRKSAKGYFFVKLKGMREDVDMATREIFRIQNMAEQKKQETLTANLVQWYYIKETSTGVERKSFDKSDNMVIEHAYQSKKTSVYLYRGSTFEVDFTEMEVNPRDNPENKLKVMRKEIIEDIASSMSMLPETWELHAKSETTKLVTLNKSSPEYISVCDGMLRTSGGPIHVLQIQRVQNPELYQQYMAKKARMSKDNRAVELERTLWHGTSGDNTRNINLYGFNRSYCGKNATCFGDGVYFAVEASYSLQTTYSPKDITGKRFLYQCKVLTGSYTKGHSGMKVLPVRAGEERYDSATNSTISPSMFVIFHDAQAYPEYLITFR